DNA sequence from the Streptomyces sp. NBC_01497 genome:
TCCGGTGATGAGCCAGGTCTTGGACGCCATGGGTCGATCACTCCTTCAGCCGGCTACCCGGATCGAGATTGCGCACAAGCTGTGCGTAATAAGCCTACGACCACACCGGCATCCAGCGCAATGCACACCTTGTGCGTTATCCTCGGAGTGTGACGACGGACTTCCAGCGCGCACGCTCAGCCGAGGACAAGCGCCGACGGGCCGAAGCGCTCGTCGAGGCGGCACGTTCACTCGCCCTCGAATCGGGCGTCTCGTCCGTGACCCTCACGGCCGTCGCGCGGCGCGCGGGTGTCCACCACTCCGCCATGCGGCGCTACTTCAGCTCGCACAAGGAGGTCCTTCTGCGCCTGGCCGGAGAGGGCTGGGTACGCTGGGCGGACCGTACGTGCGACGAACTGCGCACGCGCGGAACGCTGACTGCGGCCCAGGTCGCGGAGGTACTCGTCGACGGGCTGGACGCAGATCCGCTCTTCTGCGACCTGCTCGCGAACGTTCCGCTGCACCTCGAACACGACGTCGACATCGCGCACGTCCGCGAGTTCAAGCACGTCAGCCATGCCGCGGTGAAAGAGCTCGTAGAGGCCACGCGCACCGCGCTGCCGTCGCTGGGCTCCGAAGGAGCGCTGGACCTCGTGCGATCGGCCAACGCCCTGGCGGCAACGCTCTGGCAGGTGGCCCACCCGCCCGCGCCCCTGGCCGCCGCCTACGCGACGGAGCCGGAGATCGCGAACACGGCGCAGACGGACTTCGCTCCCACGCTGAGGCGCCTGCTGACCGCTTCCTCTATCGGCTTGACGGCACTTCGGGAGACGGCGGAACTCCGGCGGCCTCCGGTGTGCCGGCCCCCGGAGCGCCGCTGAACGCCATGCTGTCTGCAAGGCACGCGCGACGGGACGCCACGCGGGACGCGAGGCCGCCGGCGTGCGGAACCGGAGCCGCTGGAAAGTGGCTGTGTTCACGAGAACCGGTTCGGGTAGCTGCTCGTTGCTCGCCCTCGGGCTGTGACGCCGTGTCGGCCGCTGGCTGTCTGTGGCCGCGGGGACTGGACGGCCCGGCAAGCACCCGCAGCACGTCTGTCTGGTCACCGGGCCCGCAGATCGGTGCTGCTGCCACTGCCCCGATGGGCACAGCTCCGGCATTGATCGGACGCGAGGTCCCGGAAACGATGACGGTACGTTGCTGGGCGATAGCGGAGGCCGTGGTGCGGTAGCGCAGGCCCGAGCAGGTCACGCCCGCCATGCTGACTGCGACCAGGATGATGTCGGCCGCCAGGGCCTGGGCACTGCCGCCCTCCTTGAATGTGGCCACCGCCAGGCCCAGCACCATCACGTTGGTGGCCGTGCGGAGCCAGGCGGGGCAGGTAGGCGTTTTGTGGCCAGGTGATACCGGGTGCGGGTGGAGGCGTCTCCTGGCTTGTCCATGACAGGTCGCAGTTTGCACGTCGTGCCGGTCACATCCCGATGGCGAGCGGGAGATGCGACGGCGGCTGCGGCGATTGCGATGCTCCTCGCGGGTACCCGCCTGGGCATGAGCGTATGGGAAAAGCGGGACGACATGGTGGTGCACGAGGAGGAGCCGTTCAACGCGGAGCCTCCTCCCGGAGCGCTGGCCGGCCGTGCCACGACCGGGCTGGAGTCCTTCTACAGCCGCAACCACGGCCCGATCCCCGACCTCGACCCTGATCAGTGGCGCTTGCGCGTGGACGGTCTCGTCGACCGGCCGCTGGAGCTGTCCCTCACGCAGTTGCGAGGGGAGTTCGAGGAGGCGGAGGTGACCGCGACACTGCAGTGCGCAGGAAACCGCCGGGCAGGGCTGATCGCCGTCCGCGACATACCCGGCGAGGACCCCTGGGGGCCAGGGGCGACCTCCACCGCACTGTGGGGCGGAGTACGCCTGGCCGACGTCCTGCTCCGCGCCGGGCTGCAGGCCGCCGCACGTCATGTCGCCTTCGCTGCTCCCGACATCTCCGATCTCGCCGACCCCTCCCAGCCCTACGGCGGTTCCATCCCGGTCCACAAGGCCATGGAGGCCGGGGTACTGCTGACCTGGTCCATGAACGGTCAGCACCTGCCCCGGGTGCACGGCGGTCCGCTGCGCGTGGTCGTACCGGGCTGGATCGGCGCCCGCAGTGTCAAATGGCTCACCCGCATCACCGCACAGGAGCAGCCCTCCGACAACTACTTCCAGGCCACCGCCTACCGGGTCCTGCCCGCTGAGGCCGACCCCGTCAGAGCCGGGCCCGGGGACGGCATCTCGCTGGGCTCTCTCGCCCTGAACTGCGCGATTCTCGCCCCCGCCGAAGGTGCCGTTCTGCCCAGCGGACCCGGCCGGATCACCGGCTACGCACTGGCAGGCGACGATCGCCGCGTGGCGCGGGTCGACGTGTCCCTGAACGGCGGCCGGTCCTGGGTCCAGGCCGACGTCGACCCCGGCGAGGGACCGTGGACCTGGCAGCACTGGTACACCACCCTCGACCTGCCCACGGGCGATGTCGAGATCACCGCAAGGGCCTGGGACTCCACTGGAGCGGCCCAGCCCGAATCGCCGGCGCATCTGTGGAACCCCAAGGGCTACGCCAACAACTCCTGGTCCCGCATCAAGGTCAGCTGCCGCTGACACCTGCGACGGAATCCGACACCTCCGGGCGACAGCTGGAAGCGTTCGACGGCCCACCGCGGCGTCTGGGTCGTGTCTGATGACCGGTCTGGTGACGGGTCGTGGTGACGGTAGGGGCGTGGGAGCGGACAGAACGGCTGCTTCCTCGGGCTGATGGGTGTGGGCGGCCCTGGCGGGATCATCGGCAGGTGGTCAACGGGGTGCTGTGACGGTTGCGTACGGGGCGCCGTGGATGGACGTGCCCGAATGTGGGGGCCCTGGCGGACGGTCTACGAGCGGTTCGCCCGCAGGGAGGCGGACGGCGCATGGGCGGGACTGCTGGAGCACGTCCAGGTACGCAACGACGCGATCGGTGAGGCCGAATGGTCCATGTCGGTGGGCTCCACGATCAACCGCGCCCACCAGCACGCCGCCGGTGCCCGCAGAAGGGGGGCAGGCGGGAGCGAACCGGCGGATTCGGAACGCCCGGGACGAGGCAGGCCCCCGGCCGGTCCCGGGGACGGCCGACGGCCCAGGTCCGCCTGGCTGTGGACGGCCGTGGCCTCCCACTCGCCCTGGTCCCCACGCCGGGCAACATCAACGACTCCACCGTGTTCGAAGCGGCGATGAACGCGGTCCGTATCCCGCGCGCCGGCAAAGGACGCCCGCATCAGCCGGACCGAATCCTGGGCGACAAGGCGTACTTGAGTGGCGCATGAAGGTCCGCAGTCCGCTGATGTGGTGAAAGGCGGAGGCTCCGTGACCCGACCGCCCGTTTGCGGAGCAAGGTGAAGCCGGCCGCACCGCCATCCGGCTTGCCGCTGCCGAAGATTGCGCGTCGGGTGCCCGGTCCGAGCTGCGGGCCGACCACGATGTCACCGGCTCCTGAAGGCCTCCGCTCGGTCCGGCGAGCGTGTCACAACACCTCGCCGTCCACCTGGCGCAGCCGAACTCCCGACCATCTGAGATCGCGACGAGAACGGACCCCCCATGTCCCATCACCTCGACACCCCGCTGGCGGCGCAGAACGGCCAGCTGTTCATCGACGACCTCTATGTCTTTCCCGGCGAGGACAGCACGGTGTTCGTCATGGACGTCAACTCCAACATCACCGGCGTCTACGCCGAGCCGGGCTTCCACCACGAAGCGCGCTACGAGATCAAGGTCCACTTCGACGACGCGGGCGACGAGAGCCTGACCTACCGGTTCTCCTTCGGCGAGCCGGACGCGAACGGGCGACAGCCCCTGCGTCTGCACACTCTGACCGGTGCCGATGCGCGTGGGGACTCCGCCGAGGGCGTACTGGTGCTGGAGGGTCGCACCGGCGAGAGTGCGACCGCGGCCGGCGTCCGCGTCTGGGCCGGACGTGTCCAGGAAGCCTTCTACGTCGACCTGTCCCTGCTCTCCCTCGTCAACGGCGCGGTGGGCAAGGGCACCGCGGTGGACCTGTCCTCCTGGAACCCGCAGGAGGCGAAGAACACCTTCGCCGGTACCACCGTGGAGGCGATCGTCCTCGAAGTTCCCCACAGCCACGACCAGTTGCGCCCAGGGGTCCGTACCGGCGTGTGGTGCGCGACCAAACTGGCAACCGACGCCGGCGGCTGGCGGCAGATCAACCGCGGCGGCAACCCGATGATGTGGCCGATCTTCTGGCCCAATGACACGGACTTCTCACATCCCGCCAACACCCGCCACCCGTCCGAGGACATGACCGCCGACGGCCAGACGCTGGCCCGCCAGATTGCCACCATGATCGCGGCCACCGGAACCTCGGCCGATCCCACGGGCTACGGGCAGACCGTCGCCAGGCAGCTCCTCCCCGACGTGCTGCCCTACGTGATCGGCACCCCCGCCTCGTTCGGCTTCGCCGCCCGCAACGGCCGCACCCGCGCGGACAACGCACCCGAGGCGATGCTGTCCCTGGTCACCAACATGCCTGTGCCCAGCGGCCTCACTCCCGCCACCACCAAGGACCAGCGGACCGACCGGTTCCCGTACGTCGTGCCGGCGTGAACACGGATGCGCGCAGCAATGACGCCTTCCGCCCCACTCCACCGTTCCGCCTGCTCCGAACGGG
Encoded proteins:
- a CDS encoding TetR family transcriptional regulator, with the protein product MTTDFQRARSAEDKRRRAEALVEAARSLALESGVSSVTLTAVARRAGVHHSAMRRYFSSHKEVLLRLAGEGWVRWADRTCDELRTRGTLTAAQVAEVLVDGLDADPLFCDLLANVPLHLEHDVDIAHVREFKHVSHAAVKELVEATRTALPSLGSEGALDLVRSANALAATLWQVAHPPAPLAAAYATEPEIANTAQTDFAPTLRRLLTASSIGLTALRETAELRRPPVCRPPERR
- a CDS encoding sulfite oxidase, with the translated sequence MSVWEKRDDMVVHEEEPFNAEPPPGALAGRATTGLESFYSRNHGPIPDLDPDQWRLRVDGLVDRPLELSLTQLRGEFEEAEVTATLQCAGNRRAGLIAVRDIPGEDPWGPGATSTALWGGVRLADVLLRAGLQAAARHVAFAAPDISDLADPSQPYGGSIPVHKAMEAGVLLTWSMNGQHLPRVHGGPLRVVVPGWIGARSVKWLTRITAQEQPSDNYFQATAYRVLPAEADPVRAGPGDGISLGSLALNCAILAPAEGAVLPSGPGRITGYALAGDDRRVARVDVSLNGGRSWVQADVDPGEGPWTWQHWYTTLDLPTGDVEITARAWDSTGAAQPESPAHLWNPKGYANNSWSRIKVSCR
- a CDS encoding DUF4331 family protein; its protein translation is MSHHLDTPLAAQNGQLFIDDLYVFPGEDSTVFVMDVNSNITGVYAEPGFHHEARYEIKVHFDDAGDESLTYRFSFGEPDANGRQPLRLHTLTGADARGDSAEGVLVLEGRTGESATAAGVRVWAGRVQEAFYVDLSLLSLVNGAVGKGTAVDLSSWNPQEAKNTFAGTTVEAIVLEVPHSHDQLRPGVRTGVWCATKLATDAGGWRQINRGGNPMMWPIFWPNDTDFSHPANTRHPSEDMTADGQTLARQIATMIAATGTSADPTGYGQTVARQLLPDVLPYVIGTPASFGFAARNGRTRADNAPEAMLSLVTNMPVPSGLTPATTKDQRTDRFPYVVPA